Proteins from a genomic interval of Neisseria arctica:
- a CDS encoding phospholipase A encodes MLMRYWVVLGAGLALGVPFAAAAEDVALQCTLVQDNAMRLACFDAIYAAQFPPKALPDTTAAVESKSVDLVRTVDASLANQQATIVFDRPTAEDTEPTEALREAAEAYTPLSVMYDLDQNDPRGILSVREHNPMYLMPVWYNSSPNRYPVTTTRGISDDDVSQQQKRLESKMQVSFKTKLMEDLFKTRADLWFGYTQVSNWQVWNQGKESAPFRNNDYSPEVFITQPVKADLPGGGKLRMVGLGFVHQSNGKSRPLSRSWNRIYGMAGMEWGKLTVMPRVWMRAFDQSGEEDDNADISNYMGYGDLKLQYRFNDMQTVATTLRYNPKSGYGGVQLGYTFPIKGKLKGYIQGYHGYGESLLDYNHKQNSIGFGLMLNDWDGF; translated from the coding sequence GGTTGGCTTTGGGCGTTCCTTTTGCGGCAGCGGCGGAAGATGTGGCTTTGCAGTGTACGCTAGTGCAGGATAATGCCATGCGCTTGGCTTGTTTTGATGCTATTTATGCGGCTCAGTTTCCGCCAAAAGCATTGCCGGATACGACAGCTGCCGTCGAGTCTAAATCAGTGGATTTGGTTCGTACGGTGGATGCCAGCTTGGCTAACCAACAGGCAACGATTGTTTTTGATCGGCCTACGGCAGAAGATACTGAGCCTACGGAAGCTTTACGTGAGGCGGCGGAAGCTTATACGCCTTTAAGCGTAATGTACGATTTGGACCAGAATGACCCGCGCGGTATTCTTTCGGTGCGTGAGCATAATCCGATGTATTTGATGCCTGTATGGTATAACAGTAGCCCCAACCGATATCCGGTAACCACTACGCGTGGAATTTCGGATGACGACGTCTCGCAACAGCAAAAGCGGCTTGAGTCAAAAATGCAGGTTTCCTTCAAAACCAAGTTGATGGAAGACTTATTCAAAACGCGTGCCGACCTTTGGTTCGGTTATACCCAAGTATCGAATTGGCAGGTATGGAACCAAGGAAAGGAATCTGCTCCGTTTAGAAACAATGATTATAGCCCCGAGGTATTCATTACCCAGCCGGTAAAGGCCGATTTGCCGGGAGGCGGTAAGTTGCGGATGGTTGGGTTGGGTTTCGTACATCAATCTAACGGCAAAAGCCGCCCGCTGTCACGGTCGTGGAACCGTATCTATGGTATGGCGGGGATGGAATGGGGTAAATTAACGGTGATGCCGCGTGTATGGATGAGGGCATTTGATCAAAGTGGTGAGGAAGATGATAACGCTGATATTTCCAACTATATGGGATATGGCGATTTGAAACTACAATACCGTTTCAATGATATGCAAACGGTAGCCACTACTTTGCGATATAACCCTAAAAGCGGTTATGGCGGAGTGCAACTTGGTTACACATTTCCAATCAAAGGAAAGCTCAAAGGCTATATTCAAGGCTATCATGGCTATGGCGAAAGTTTGCTGGATTACAACCATAAACAAAACAGCATTGGTTTTGGCCTGATGTTAAATGATTGGGATGGTTTCTAA